A single genomic interval of Parachlamydia acanthamoebae harbors:
- the tilS gene encoding tRNA lysidine(34) synthetase TilS, whose translation MEEIVLRFLKMRCDEARPILVGLSGGPDSIALLYLLLKCAKMIPLKLGIAHIDHRWRQESEKEAETLKTLAESLHIPFHLKVLDPTSMHGNLEAACRDLRYQFFAEVAAIYDYQAVVLGHHQDDQAETILKRILEGASLVKLRGIAETKQQGGLAIWRPLLEVDKAKILSWLSKHDIPFFNDSTNLDPKFLRGKMRSRMMPYLAKEFGKEIKSALLYLGKESEELEHFFQTHLQPYFEKILRTPIGVWVDLSQKQPGTSFELKQLLRYVLSEEGISFSRSQMDVAVKCIREKRANCCIEAGDHEVQFDRGNIFIGKKLWADWKVAYEFVESDEKDLKLPTWRDVWQGHFFAIIPWSDDCKVDLPVTGTANWLDKWWTNHKVPAFMRWKIPVVWQNNRIVYEFLSGKMNTNHDKMRKWAKVTLEYSI comes from the coding sequence ATGGAAGAAATTGTTCTCCGCTTTCTTAAGATGCGTTGTGATGAGGCCCGCCCAATCTTGGTAGGATTATCGGGAGGGCCAGATTCTATTGCTCTTTTATATCTTCTTTTAAAATGTGCCAAAATGATCCCTCTCAAGCTTGGTATTGCGCATATTGATCACCGATGGCGTCAAGAGAGTGAAAAAGAAGCGGAGACCTTAAAAACTTTAGCGGAATCTCTCCATATTCCATTTCACTTAAAGGTTTTGGATCCAACATCCATGCACGGCAATTTAGAAGCTGCATGCCGAGATTTGCGTTATCAGTTTTTTGCCGAAGTGGCCGCAATCTATGATTATCAAGCTGTTGTTTTAGGGCATCATCAAGATGATCAAGCTGAGACTATCTTAAAAAGAATCCTAGAAGGTGCTTCTTTAGTTAAATTGCGTGGGATTGCAGAAACGAAGCAGCAGGGGGGGCTTGCGATTTGGCGTCCATTGCTTGAAGTTGATAAGGCTAAGATTTTAAGCTGGCTTTCTAAGCACGACATCCCTTTTTTCAACGACAGTACGAACCTTGATCCGAAATTTCTACGTGGAAAAATGCGTTCTCGCATGATGCCTTATCTGGCTAAAGAATTTGGCAAAGAAATTAAGTCGGCCTTGCTTTATTTGGGAAAAGAATCGGAAGAATTGGAGCACTTTTTTCAAACTCATTTGCAACCCTATTTTGAAAAGATTTTGCGAACTCCAATAGGGGTGTGGGTTGATTTATCCCAAAAACAGCCCGGGACTTCTTTTGAGCTGAAACAACTTTTACGCTATGTTTTGAGCGAAGAGGGAATTAGCTTTTCTCGATCCCAAATGGACGTTGCTGTGAAATGCATTCGAGAAAAACGAGCTAACTGCTGCATTGAAGCAGGGGATCACGAAGTTCAATTCGATCGCGGTAACATTTTTATTGGCAAAAAGCTTTGGGCTGATTGGAAGGTTGCCTATGAATTTGTGGAGTCTGATGAAAAAGACTTGAAGCTACCAACTTGGCGGGATGTCTGGCAGGGGCATTTTTTTGCAATTATACCTTGGAGTGACGATTGTAAGGTCGATTTGCCGGTAACTGGAACTGCAAATTGGCTGGATAAGTGGTGGACAAACCATAAGGTTCCCGCTTTTATGCGCTGGAAAATTCCTGTTGTTTGGCAAAACAATCGCATCGTTTATGAGTTTCTTTCTGGAAAAATGAATACGAATCATGATAAAATGAGGAAATGGGCGAAGGTGACTCTGGAATATTCCATATAG
- a CDS encoding LptF/LptG family permease, with protein sequence MLLIWRYLLLQYFQVLSLSTVAFVAILLTTRFDEIAHFAALGAAGSHIIWFIVSQIPYILPIVIPISSLIASLLLIQRLSQTHELTALRASGWAIRDILYPILIAAAFIALLNFYIVSELATNSHLQASLLKKELRSINPLLLLNNKHLMRVKGAYFHAMGNSRVGEFAKNALFAMPSKQNNRIQLMIAKSLHADSVLFIGNSVTNMTTLPVENGESFDHFVVENLEKTMTPIQDFSLIFQRNVFSLSNDHLKLSLLIYRMKEQALHLRQPDLLREEMKQLQKQQNRSYAEIIRRFSLAIAVFSFTLMGCAFGMNISRHRSNKGVVFVIALAVFYLISYFTAKGIEHHLFSATLLYLIPHLLILGISSFILYRVSRGIE encoded by the coding sequence ATGCTTCTGATCTGGCGATATTTACTTTTACAATACTTTCAAGTTTTGTCTTTAAGTACAGTGGCATTTGTAGCAATTTTGTTAACCACGCGGTTTGATGAAATTGCGCATTTTGCAGCTTTGGGAGCGGCCGGGTCTCACATTATCTGGTTTATCGTCTCTCAAATTCCTTATATTTTACCCATAGTGATCCCCATTTCCAGCCTGATTGCATCTTTACTTTTGATCCAAAGATTATCTCAGACTCATGAATTAACCGCCCTGAGGGCTTCGGGCTGGGCTATTCGAGATATTTTATATCCCATTTTAATCGCAGCAGCCTTTATTGCTCTTTTGAATTTTTATATTGTCTCTGAATTAGCCACAAATTCCCATTTACAAGCGAGTCTTTTAAAAAAAGAACTCCGCTCTATTAATCCGCTGCTTCTGCTCAATAATAAGCATTTAATGCGTGTGAAAGGAGCCTATTTTCATGCGATGGGCAATTCACGCGTGGGAGAATTTGCTAAAAATGCGCTTTTTGCAATGCCAAGCAAACAAAACAATCGCATTCAATTGATGATAGCCAAATCTTTACATGCGGATTCCGTCCTTTTTATAGGCAATAGCGTGACCAATATGACCACTTTACCCGTGGAAAATGGGGAGAGTTTTGATCATTTTGTCGTTGAAAATTTGGAAAAGACCATGACACCCATCCAGGATTTTTCCCTTATTTTTCAACGCAATGTTTTTTCCTTAAGCAATGACCATCTTAAGCTATCACTGCTAATTTATCGGATGAAAGAACAGGCACTGCACCTCCGCCAGCCTGATCTTTTACGTGAAGAAATGAAACAATTGCAAAAACAGCAAAACCGCTCCTACGCAGAAATCATTCGCCGCTTTTCACTTGCAATCGCAGTATTTAGCTTCACGCTAATGGGATGTGCATTTGGGATGAACATCAGCCGCCATCGCTCAAATAAGGGCGTTGTTTTCGTGATTGCTTTAGCCGTTTTTTATTTAATCTCTTATTTCACTGCTAAAGGCATTGAGCATCATTTATTTTCGGCTACACTACTTTACTTAATCCCCCATCTGCTGATTTTGGGCATTTCAAGCTTTATTCTATACCGTGTTTCGAGAGGAATTGAATAA
- a CDS encoding ASCH domain-containing protein has product MAIFNIHCDDPWFSYIRQGIKPVEGRKSTHTYKKIKVGDQIKFSNGKESFVANVTEIREYSTIEQYLEDVTLEKALPGVKSIEEGLNIYYEWTPEEKIRQYGFLGLFIKPV; this is encoded by the coding sequence ATGGCTATTTTTAACATTCATTGCGACGATCCTTGGTTTTCTTATATCCGTCAAGGCATTAAGCCTGTGGAGGGAAGAAAAAGCACCCATACGTATAAAAAAATTAAGGTAGGCGATCAAATCAAATTCAGCAATGGCAAAGAAAGCTTTGTGGCAAATGTGACAGAGATCCGGGAATATAGCACAATTGAGCAATATCTTGAAGATGTAACCCTAGAGAAAGCCTTGCCTGGCGTCAAATCGATTGAAGAGGGATTAAACATTTACTATGAATGGACTCCCGAAGAAAAAATCAGACAGTACGGTTTCTTGGGCTTATTTATTAAACCTGTATAA
- a CDS encoding LptF/LptG family permease: MYMKSKIPFQSIWERYFFREVVKLFCVFIGSFYGLYVLIDFSSHTTQFSTHFQWSEIFSYYFYELIRRLDVILPFALMLATIKTLCSLSTNNELVALMASGMSLKSLLRPFIIIGLFFTVLMYGNAEFLLPKAQKGLKQIHDRHTSLKNKLENRGFVQHIILDDQTQILFQYYDEERQFFFDSYWIKSADDIFRIKYLFPHLEVPLGRYVHHLTRNQNDELVESASFVEKEFPQIYFNQKKLQETLSLPEEQSLTDLVQQLPHNNRISHEKEAQVVSHFYHKMALPWLCLFAVIAPAPFCVRFSRGLPVFMIYACSIFGLITFYLTMDAALILAKRQVLDPIWAIWMPFSIFFAFFFYRFVKL, translated from the coding sequence ATGTATATGAAATCTAAAATTCCTTTCCAATCCATTTGGGAACGTTATTTCTTTCGTGAAGTAGTCAAATTATTTTGTGTGTTTATTGGAAGTTTTTATGGCCTCTATGTCCTCATTGACTTTTCCAGTCACACGACACAATTTAGCACTCATTTTCAGTGGAGCGAAATTTTTTCTTATTACTTCTATGAACTGATCCGCCGATTAGATGTCATTCTTCCGTTTGCCTTAATGCTTGCAACGATCAAAACGCTTTGTTCATTATCTACAAATAATGAGCTCGTGGCTTTAATGGCTAGTGGAATGAGCTTGAAATCCCTGCTTCGCCCATTTATTATCATTGGCCTGTTTTTTACTGTTCTCATGTATGGCAATGCGGAATTTTTACTTCCCAAAGCTCAAAAAGGGCTGAAACAAATCCATGACCGTCACACTTCCCTAAAAAATAAATTGGAAAACAGAGGATTTGTCCAACACATTATTTTAGACGATCAAACCCAAATTCTTTTTCAATATTATGACGAAGAACGTCAATTCTTTTTTGATTCTTATTGGATTAAATCGGCCGACGATATTTTTCGAATTAAATACCTTTTCCCCCATTTAGAAGTGCCCTTGGGTCGCTATGTTCACCATTTAACACGCAACCAAAATGATGAACTTGTCGAAAGCGCCTCTTTTGTAGAAAAAGAGTTTCCTCAAATTTATTTTAACCAGAAAAAGTTGCAGGAAACTTTATCACTTCCCGAAGAACAATCCTTAACGGATCTTGTCCAACAACTTCCTCATAATAATCGAATTAGTCATGAAAAAGAGGCCCAGGTGGTCTCCCATTTTTACCATAAAATGGCACTCCCCTGGCTGTGCCTATTTGCAGTCATCGCACCTGCCCCCTTTTGTGTGCGATTTTCACGCGGGCTCCCTGTTTTTATGATTTATGCCTGCAGCATTTTTGGACTTATTACCTTTTATTTAACCATGGATGCCGCACTTATTTTAGCAAAACGACAAGTTTTAGATCCGATTTGGGCTATCTGGATGCCTTTCTCCATTTTTTTTGCATTTTTTTTCTATCGATTTGTTAAGCTTTAG
- a CDS encoding bifunctional UDP-N-acetylmuramoyl-tripeptide:D-alanyl-D-alanine ligase/alanine racemase — protein MECFDLRSWPFFAQAGGDAHSPAVIKHISIDSRRIFSPSTLFVALKGQAHDGHAFVAEAAKSGAKYALVHQDWQPPYPLKDIILLRVNDPLKAFQALAKAYRQERTQCKVVAIGGSYGKTMLKDLLETMLAKRYKVMASPESFNSQIGVPLSLFKIKDSHEIALVEAAFSEPGEMEVLADIIMPEHVILTSIGAKHLHTLGSLETTALEMVKLLQPLKKDNWALIPSTPLFGPHLQERTSRCLFWTQPDSRLPHAISASTTPQMTLPYSVHFPDQYLFQGEMTKGFSYSLDLINTACKSAWLFDLPSHTISEVLQTYQFEPMRTEIWKAPTGMLFINDPYSSDPQSMDQALTRLQYLASNEKKTLIFGGLKGISDQRENEYRRIGLAIAQSHIQHLMLIGPLSDFQSLVSKLLPHTTISFYPTIAHALRHLREVEDPRQVVLIKGAQKVPLDFLTETYNDSICTNQSVINLATIESNLNLIRQKLPSQTRLMVMVKALAYGTEDIQIAKFLASCQIDILGVSYVDEGIALKRAGVKQAIFALSATPAEITKILRWEIEVGVGDQAFIQALAKEASIQQKEIKVHLHIDTGMSRFGCRPEEALPLAQMIQEAPFLKLEGVMTHFACAEDLEQDPFTHQQINKFDAAVAEIQALGISIPWKHAANSSAATRFHLPQYNMVRIGLAVYGLFSSPIVRDSLKLKLALSLLSRIVGINVCKQGETISYGRNYTVEKPLQRIAVLPIGYFDGLHRHYSGKGWVLVHGQKAPMIGNICMDFMMIDITDIPTAQVGDTVLIFGEDEHRNFLSPEDLAMQGESIVHELVTCIGPRIPRIFIYEES, from the coding sequence ATGGAATGCTTTGATTTACGCTCATGGCCTTTTTTTGCACAAGCTGGCGGAGATGCTCATTCTCCGGCTGTTATCAAACACATCTCCATTGATTCTCGCCGCATTTTTTCCCCAAGCACTCTCTTCGTTGCCCTAAAGGGACAAGCCCATGACGGACATGCCTTCGTGGCGGAAGCCGCTAAGTCAGGGGCAAAATATGCTTTAGTCCATCAAGATTGGCAACCTCCCTATCCTCTCAAAGATATCATCTTGCTACGGGTCAATGATCCCTTAAAAGCTTTTCAAGCATTAGCAAAAGCTTATCGACAGGAAAGAACACAATGTAAAGTAGTGGCAATTGGAGGTTCGTATGGAAAAACTATGCTAAAAGACTTGCTGGAGACCATGCTCGCCAAACGATACAAAGTCATGGCCTCTCCAGAAAGCTTTAATAGCCAAATCGGCGTGCCCTTAAGCCTGTTTAAAATTAAAGATTCCCATGAAATTGCCTTAGTCGAAGCGGCTTTTTCAGAACCTGGAGAGATGGAAGTTCTTGCAGATATCATTATGCCAGAACATGTGATTTTGACATCGATTGGAGCTAAACATCTGCACACATTAGGAAGTTTAGAAACGACCGCGTTGGAAATGGTTAAGCTGTTGCAACCTTTAAAAAAAGATAATTGGGCATTGATTCCTTCGACACCTTTGTTTGGCCCCCATCTTCAAGAACGGACATCGCGCTGCTTATTTTGGACTCAACCTGATTCACGCCTTCCTCATGCCATTTCTGCCTCTACCACTCCCCAAATGACGCTCCCCTATTCCGTCCACTTTCCTGATCAATACTTATTTCAAGGAGAAATGACGAAAGGATTTTCTTATTCCCTCGATTTGATCAATACAGCCTGCAAATCTGCCTGGCTATTCGACCTTCCATCTCACACAATCAGCGAAGTTTTGCAGACGTACCAATTTGAGCCAATGCGTACAGAAATTTGGAAAGCTCCTACGGGGATGTTGTTTATCAATGACCCTTATAGCTCAGATCCGCAATCGATGGACCAAGCTTTGACTCGCCTCCAATACTTAGCCTCTAATGAAAAAAAGACGTTGATTTTTGGAGGGCTTAAAGGAATTAGCGATCAGCGAGAGAATGAATACCGCAGAATTGGCTTGGCTATTGCACAATCCCACATTCAACATCTCATGCTCATTGGCCCTCTATCTGATTTTCAATCTTTAGTTTCAAAACTTCTTCCCCATACCACAATCTCGTTCTATCCAACAATCGCACACGCCCTTCGCCATTTGCGCGAGGTAGAAGATCCTCGACAAGTTGTGCTAATTAAAGGTGCTCAAAAAGTCCCTCTAGATTTTCTCACCGAAACCTACAACGACAGTATTTGCACAAATCAAAGTGTCATTAATCTAGCAACCATAGAATCCAATTTGAATCTCATCAGACAAAAGTTACCTTCTCAAACGCGTTTGATGGTCATGGTAAAGGCCCTTGCTTATGGAACAGAAGACATTCAAATCGCAAAGTTTTTAGCATCCTGTCAGATTGATATTTTAGGCGTTTCCTACGTGGACGAGGGAATTGCATTAAAAAGAGCAGGCGTCAAGCAAGCCATATTCGCACTTTCGGCAACACCTGCAGAAATCACTAAAATTCTCAGGTGGGAAATTGAAGTTGGGGTCGGCGACCAAGCCTTTATTCAAGCATTAGCCAAAGAAGCTTCTATACAGCAAAAAGAAATTAAAGTGCATTTACATATTGATACAGGGATGAGCCGTTTTGGCTGTCGACCTGAAGAAGCGTTGCCTCTGGCACAAATGATTCAAGAAGCCCCTTTTCTTAAGTTAGAAGGCGTCATGACTCATTTTGCCTGCGCAGAAGATCTAGAGCAGGATCCTTTTACCCATCAACAAATCAATAAATTTGATGCAGCTGTAGCTGAGATCCAAGCACTCGGTATTTCGATTCCCTGGAAACATGCTGCAAATTCTAGCGCCGCGACACGTTTCCATCTTCCCCAATATAATATGGTTCGCATTGGATTAGCTGTCTACGGACTCTTCTCATCGCCAATCGTACGGGATTCGCTTAAACTCAAATTAGCCCTCTCTCTTCTTTCCCGCATTGTCGGCATCAACGTGTGTAAGCAAGGAGAGACAATCAGTTATGGTCGAAATTATACAGTTGAAAAACCCCTTCAACGCATTGCGGTACTTCCCATTGGTTATTTTGATGGCTTACACCGCCACTATAGCGGTAAGGGATGGGTGCTCGTGCATGGTCAAAAAGCGCCCATGATCGGCAATATTTGTATGGACTTTATGATGATAGATATTACAGATATTCCAACCGCGCAAGTTGGAGATACCGTTTTGATATTTGGAGAAGATGAGCATCGAAATTTCCTTTCTCCAGAAGATCTCGCCATGCAAGGAGAATCGATTGTACATGAGTTAGTCACATGCATTGGACCGCGCATCCCGCGCATTTTCATTTATGAAGAATCGTGA
- the ftsH gene encoding ATP-dependent zinc metalloprotease FtsH: protein MSDDNKQDFKKNFPNGFIWFLMAAFLLALMVQNLIDTRFAKVSFNYQLEHLANLDLIQPEDNRKTAVDNLVTFSGKFRDRLTEEGKRRYKFLELLNTNHELEAEKEHSDGELVTLAEKAVDASESFLTLSGIPLPKDGYIVVDDMYHTQDKDNSIIVRALTHKGGQSLPKLEAQLADLKKNPSDAELKLFGQTLADFVRSFRSPTLGIGNETLKQTLRQIDLDLNQINQSKEISASVVTQYESFLSQLQGIVTKLDHMQDNSRLSDLRAIRNYNIALGDYNTLMKKLDENQAQLDKARQAVSHVIWFFNNKELSTKSLEKQDPELFHQWFINAKEEWNNFSHNRGGVFKAPDQPLNTVLEKTFRSEEPTPNYLSYLFTLLPVLLVVFLLYFIFSRQMKGMGTNAMNFGKSPAKLMAKGSHKVTFKDVAGIDEALEELQEIVEFLRSPQKFTALGGHIPKGVLCIGPPGTGKTLIAKAVAGEADRPFFSISGSDFVEMFVGVGASRIRDMFDQAKKSSPCIIFIDEIDAVGRHRGAGIGGGHDEREQTLNQLLVEMDGFDTNDGVILMAATNRPDVLDKALLRPGRFDRRVVINLPDIKGRYDILKVHAKKIKMDTSVDLMMIARSTPGASGADLANLLNEAALLAARRGRTAVTAQETVEARDKVLYGKERRNLELDENERKSTAYHESGHAVVGVTVEHADPVDKVTIIPRGYSLGATMFLPKKNRTSYWKKELIDQLAVLMGGRCAEEIFLEDLSSGARQDIERATQLARSMVCEFGMSEKLGSVAYDDKGESSSYFGAGHFEKKYSEETARLIDAEVKRILDEANERAKTIILQHKDEIELMAEMLMEFETLDSEDVGEILSNKWDIEEKRKRLKRADELHKKLGSVPPPVPSDSDDASSPMQPTSSTMSPA, encoded by the coding sequence ATGAGCGACGACAATAAACAAGACTTTAAGAAAAATTTTCCAAACGGATTTATTTGGTTTCTGATGGCCGCATTTTTGCTTGCCTTGATGGTCCAAAATTTAATCGACACGAGATTTGCAAAAGTTTCGTTTAATTATCAACTCGAACATCTTGCTAATCTAGATCTTATTCAACCTGAGGACAACCGCAAAACTGCCGTTGATAATTTGGTCACATTTAGTGGCAAATTCCGAGATCGGCTGACAGAAGAAGGTAAGCGACGCTATAAATTCCTGGAGCTACTCAACACAAACCATGAACTTGAGGCTGAAAAAGAGCACTCAGATGGTGAATTGGTAACCTTGGCCGAGAAAGCCGTGGATGCTTCAGAGTCATTTTTGACATTGAGTGGAATTCCACTTCCCAAAGATGGCTATATCGTTGTAGATGACATGTATCATACACAGGATAAGGATAATAGTATTATTGTTCGCGCCCTAACTCATAAGGGGGGACAAAGCCTACCCAAATTAGAAGCGCAGCTTGCGGACTTGAAAAAGAATCCAAGTGATGCAGAGCTTAAACTGTTTGGTCAAACCTTAGCAGATTTCGTGCGCAGTTTCCGATCTCCAACTTTGGGAATTGGTAACGAAACACTAAAACAAACTTTGAGACAAATTGATTTAGATCTGAATCAAATCAATCAATCAAAAGAAATTTCAGCGAGTGTTGTAACGCAGTATGAATCTTTCTTAAGTCAACTGCAAGGAATTGTGACTAAGCTGGATCACATGCAAGATAATTCTCGTCTTTCAGACTTAAGGGCGATTAGAAATTATAACATCGCTTTAGGGGATTATAACACCCTAATGAAAAAATTAGATGAGAATCAGGCTCAATTAGACAAAGCGCGCCAAGCCGTTTCGCATGTGATATGGTTCTTTAATAACAAGGAGCTATCGACTAAATCCTTGGAAAAACAAGATCCAGAATTATTCCATCAGTGGTTCATTAATGCGAAAGAAGAGTGGAATAATTTTTCTCATAACCGTGGCGGTGTATTTAAAGCTCCTGATCAACCTTTAAATACAGTTTTGGAAAAAACCTTCCGCAGTGAAGAGCCTACGCCAAATTATTTGAGCTACTTGTTTACACTTTTACCTGTATTGCTGGTTGTGTTTCTTCTTTATTTCATCTTCTCCCGCCAAATGAAAGGGATGGGAACTAATGCGATGAATTTTGGAAAATCTCCTGCAAAACTAATGGCAAAAGGATCTCACAAAGTAACATTCAAAGATGTTGCCGGGATCGATGAAGCTTTGGAAGAGCTACAAGAAATCGTCGAATTCTTACGCAGCCCACAAAAATTTACAGCACTAGGTGGGCATATTCCTAAAGGTGTTCTATGTATTGGACCACCGGGAACCGGGAAAACTCTCATAGCCAAAGCTGTGGCAGGTGAAGCTGATCGCCCCTTCTTCTCAATCTCTGGTTCAGACTTTGTGGAGATGTTTGTTGGAGTGGGAGCAAGCCGTATTCGCGACATGTTCGATCAGGCTAAAAAAAGCTCTCCTTGTATTATCTTTATCGATGAGATCGATGCTGTGGGAAGACACCGCGGTGCCGGTATTGGTGGCGGACATGACGAAAGAGAGCAGACCTTAAACCAGCTCTTAGTTGAGATGGATGGTTTTGATACCAATGATGGTGTGATTCTAATGGCTGCGACCAACCGTCCGGATGTACTTGACAAAGCTTTACTGCGTCCGGGTCGTTTTGACCGTCGAGTTGTCATTAATCTCCCAGATATTAAAGGGCGCTATGACATCTTGAAAGTGCATGCGAAGAAAATTAAAATGGATACATCAGTCGACCTGATGATGATTGCAAGAAGTACACCAGGTGCCTCAGGTGCTGATTTAGCAAACTTGCTAAATGAAGCAGCATTACTGGCAGCTCGTCGAGGAAGGACTGCTGTGACAGCTCAAGAGACTGTTGAAGCACGCGATAAAGTTCTTTATGGAAAAGAAAGACGCAATCTTGAATTGGATGAAAATGAACGTAAGTCGACTGCTTATCATGAATCAGGCCACGCCGTTGTTGGTGTGACAGTTGAGCATGCTGATCCAGTAGATAAAGTGACCATTATTCCAAGAGGCTATTCCTTGGGCGCGACCATGTTCCTTCCTAAAAAGAATCGGACGAGCTATTGGAAGAAAGAGCTCATTGATCAGCTTGCTGTTCTCATGGGTGGGCGTTGTGCCGAAGAGATCTTCTTAGAAGATTTATCAAGCGGTGCTCGTCAAGACATTGAACGTGCGACTCAGCTTGCGCGTAGCATGGTTTGTGAATTTGGAATGAGTGAAAAGCTTGGTTCTGTTGCTTATGATGACAAAGGGGAAAGTAGTTCTTACTTTGGAGCAGGGCATTTTGAGAAAAAATATTCTGAAGAAACCGCTCGTCTCATCGATGCCGAAGTGAAACGTATTCTGGACGAAGCAAATGAACGTGCGAAAACAATCATTTTGCAGCATAAAGATGAAATCGAACTCATGGCTGAGATGCTTATGGAATTTGAAACATTAGATAGTGAAGATGTGGGTGAAATTCTGAGTAATAAATGGGATATTGAGGAAAAGAGAAAGCGTTTAAAACGTGCAGATGAGTTGCACAAAAAGCTAGGCTCAGTGCCTCCTCCTGTTCCTTCAGATTCAGACGATGCTTCCTCACCGATGCAACCGACCTCTTCAACGATGTCACCGGCTTAA
- a CDS encoding DUF4339 domain-containing protein — protein MNKNDQTRQEWWIKLNEVSEGPFSINQLRYDPRVTPDTLVWKKGFEKWIPIREVKELKDLFVDSEEQDLPLNLKRNLGSRGNNELVIDTQKDPFDFFYWLILAVIIISYVLYQLYWI, from the coding sequence GTGAACAAAAACGATCAAACACGCCAAGAATGGTGGATTAAATTAAATGAAGTCTCAGAAGGTCCCTTTTCGATCAATCAGCTTAGATATGATCCGCGAGTGACTCCGGATACCTTAGTTTGGAAAAAAGGTTTTGAAAAGTGGATTCCCATCCGTGAGGTTAAAGAGTTAAAGGATTTGTTCGTTGATTCTGAAGAACAAGACTTACCCCTGAACCTTAAGCGCAATCTGGGCTCTCGTGGAAATAACGAGCTCGTTATTGATACACAGAAAGACCCTTTTGATTTTTTCTATTGGTTAATTCTTGCCGTCATCATTATCAGTTATGTTTTATATCAATTGTACTGGATTTAG
- a CDS encoding RloB family protein — MNRDEYDRIYCVFDRDNDLSAFLNGIELCKRKNFVPIICNPCFELWPYLHFQLRESGFGSPQQMLKSLKKIPQFADYEKDGVQIFNSTNHLINTACKNASKLSLKQFDDPKEDPFTNMHELIARFIDLKTAQNFLEKI, encoded by the coding sequence ATCAATAGGGATGAATATGATAGGATATATTGTGTTTTCGACCGTGACAATGATCTCTCTGCTTTTTTAAACGGAATTGAACTTTGCAAACGCAAAAACTTTGTTCCAATTATCTGCAATCCCTGTTTTGAGTTATGGCCCTATCTTCACTTCCAGCTGCGTGAATCAGGATTTGGGAGCCCTCAGCAGATGTTAAAATCTTTAAAAAAAATACCCCAATTCGCTGATTATGAAAAAGATGGTGTTCAGATCTTCAATTCGACCAACCATCTTATCAATACCGCATGCAAAAATGCTTCTAAATTATCTTTAAAACAGTTTGATGATCCAAAAGAGGACCCTTTTACAAACATGCACGAGCTCATTGCTCGCTTTATCGATCTAAAGACAGCACAGAATTTTCTAGAAAAAATTTGA
- a CDS encoding RloB domain-containing protein produces the protein MIKRISIRSYRHANPLYSPLDLVVCEGETEVDYLSELARSLRIRVHIIKGEGTDPRSIINTAKTKSIGMNMIGYIVFSTVTMISLLF, from the coding sequence ATGATCAAAAGAATTTCCATACGTTCCTATAGGCATGCAAATCCTCTGTATTCACCCCTTGATTTAGTGGTATGCGAAGGAGAAACAGAAGTCGATTATCTCTCTGAGCTTGCAAGAAGTTTGCGCATTCGTGTTCATATCATTAAAGGAGAGGGAACCGATCCAAGAAGTATTATTAATACTGCTAAAACGAAATCAATAGGGATGAATATGATAGGATATATTGTGTTTTCGACCGTGACAATGATCTCTCTGCTTTTTTAA